DNA from Evansella sp. LMS18:
AAGGAGTCCCGGGTGGTACACCATGGGAGGGAAGCCCTGTACCCGGGGAGTTTGGCATTCTGGGGCTGGGGCCTGTGCAGCTGACTGTTTCCCGGCCGGAACGGACTGCGAAAGTACTTACAGAGATTCTTGGGTTTCGGGAGACAGGAAGTATCTCTGCAGAAGGTGCTGAAGAAAAAAATATACGTGTCTTTCACACAGGGGAAGGAGGCACCGGAGCAGAAGTACAATTGATCGAAGAGGCGGATAAACCACGGGAACGCCCTGGCAGGGGAAGTGTCCATCATGTAGCTTTCAGGGTGGAATCAGAAGCTGAACTGAGAAAATGGACGGAATTTATTACTGAAGCAGGCTTTTCCAATTCCGGTTTTGTGGAGCGTTATTATTTCAAATCCTTGTATTTCCGTGAGCCGAATGGGATTTTGATTGAACTGGCTACCGACGGGCCGGGCTTTGAAAGTGATGAATCATTTGAAGAGCTAGGTGAGAACCTTGCTTTGCCTCCTTTTCTTGAGAGCAGAAGGGAAGAAATTGAAAAAAGCCTGAAGCCCCTCAACACAAAACAATAAACTATCTGCAACGTGTTTCTTCCCTTTCCCCCTATGTTTGCGGGGATCTGCAAACGGGAAATTGAGTTTTACATTACAGACTAAGGGAGGACTACCCGCCAGGTATGCGAATATTAATATACATCATTAATTTTATATTAGGAGTTATTCAGTTCCTTCTTGGAATAAGGATTGTACTTCAGTTGTTTAATGCGAATGAAGAGGCGCCGTTTGTGCAGTGGATATTTGAAAACAGCGCTCCTCTTCTGGAGCCATTTGCCAATATTTTTCCGGTCATACAGTTGGACGGAAGATTTGAACTGGACTTGACGGCACTTTTTGCAATATTTATTTATTCCATTGCAGGCTATTTCCTGATGCAGATCATCGGAATGATTGGAGGAGGGAGAAGGAGGTAGCTATTTCCTTTTCCTTCCGGTTTATCCCGATTGGTTCAACTAACAATCAGTGGGGGATGAACAAATCCGCCACTGATTGAAGGTTCACTTTATATTACATAATGGAGGTTTATTATATGGAAAGCAGAGCAGCCGACCTTGTCCAAAAACAGCTTGATGCTTATAACGCACAAAATCTTGAGGAGTTTTTAAGTGTATACAGTGAAGATGTGGAAATCCGTGATTTTCCGTCAAATAACCTTGTCTATAAGGGTATCGATAAGATGAGGGAAAGATACGGGAAACTTTTCAAAGACAATCCTCAGCAGCATGCCCAGCTTCTCGGAAGGATCGAGCAGGAAAACTTTGTTATCGACCACGAAAAGGTGACAGGGAGATCGAATGGAAAGGAAGTTTTTGCGATAGCTATGTATGAAACGGATGGTGCACATATTACGAAAGTCTGGTTCAAAAAGTAGGCTGGTAATTCCTTTTTTTTTTGCATTGGATGTTGCATACTTGTCGCGAAGAAGCTATTGATTCAAATACGGGTGTAGCAGATGGTAACATAACGCTCCACACTATTGGGCTGTCTCTGTAAACAGAGGCAGTTTTTTGGTGTGTGAAAATCGAAACTCGATGTGACTCTGTAATACAGCCTTTTCAGGTAATCAGTACCATGTATGAATACAGGAAACCATGCCATCTTATAAGTGTATAACTGCCTTTTAATTCAGGCGCTGTTAAATCCTGTTGCAGTTCCGGAGCAAAATAGTAAACGCTATAAATAAATACAAACCTAAATATGTCGTAATGCAAGGAGATGAGACAGCTTTTGGCCAAAGAAAAGAGTAAGGGACTCGTAATTCTGGCAATAGGATCCATCCCGCTTATAATGACTCTTGGGAATTCCATGTTAATACCTATTCTGCCGCAAATGCAGTCAGAATTAGGAATAAGCGCTTTTCAGGCGAGTTTAACAATAACAGTTTTTTCGGTATCTGCAGCAATTTTCATTCCGGTCTTAGGGTATTTATCTGACCGCATATCAAGAAAAGCTATCATAGTTCCAGCATTATTCCTATACGGCACAGGAGGACTTCTTGCCGGCCTTGCAGCTGCCTGGTTCGCCAACCCATATACGTGGATTATTGCCGGAAGGACAATGCAGGGAATTGGTGCAGCAGGCACTGCGCCGATAGCTATGGCTCTGACAGGGGATTTATTCAAAGGGGGGGCGCAGAGTAAAGTACTCGGTCTGGTCGAAGCATCAAACGGGTTTGGAAAAGTTCTCTCCCCGATAGCAGGGTCGCTTCTGGCGCTAATTGTCTGGTACGGCCCATTTTTAGGATTTCCTGTTTTTTGCCTGATCTCTATATTATTGACGATGTTTTTTATAAGAGAGAGGAAAAAGAAGAAAACACCGCCCCCTTTCGGAAAGTATATGCATGGACTGCTGACTGTGTTTAAGCATGAAGGCCGGTGGCTTTTTACTGCGTATCTTGCCGGGGCAGTGTGCCTGCTTACATTATTCGGAATCTTATTTTACCTGTCTGATACACTGGAAACCCAGTATGACATAAGGGGAGTCCTCAAAGGATTTGTCCTCGCAGTTCCCCTTTTGTTCATGATGACTACTTCCTATATAACAGGGAGCAAAATCGGAAAAATTATGAAGCGTATGAAATTGATGATTCTTATAGGATTCCTGCTGATGACTATTTCATTTGCGTCTCTTGTTTTCTTTACAAAGCTGGTTCCGTTTATTGCTGTCCTTGTGATCAGCAGCATTGGTACAGGGCTGGTGCTTCCGTGCCTGAACAGTCTGATTACAGGTTCTGTCGGAAAAGCGAGAAGAGGGTTTGTTACGTCGTTATATGGTTCCGTCCGTTTTCTCGGTGTTGCGGCAGGTCCGCCTATTTACGGCTGGCTGATGGGCTGGTCCAGAACAGGGATGTTTCTCATAACGGCCGGCTTGACTTTAAGTATAGGATTGCTTTGCCTCTTGCTTATACACGTAAAAGATCCAAAGGAGCAGGAAAAAGACGATTCCGGCTCCGTCTTTACAAAACTCCAGGTTACTACAGAATAATAAGGAGGGAATTGGAGTGCAAATTTATTTTTCACCAGAATTTTTCAAACCTGAAGCACAAGTTCTGAATGTGGTAACAGATGCAAACAAGCCAGTAGGCTATCTGGCGTTTTTAATGGACGAAAAAAAAATGTATGTGTACGGGCTACTGCAGGAGGAAGGTGTGACGGAAGACTTTAAGGATCTTGTGACACCGTACATTCAGGGACTGGCAAAACTTCAGCCTGATATGGAAGTCCTGTCCTATATATCTGTCGGCGGGAAAAAAATCGAGGTGGAAACGGAAAAAGAATAACATTAAATGTGGTTTGGGCGAATATCATATCCTAGCTTTTAGAATGGAGGCTGGGATATGGAATTCATCTGGCATGTATTTGAATTTTACCACATTATTATTCTTGTCCTCGGCTTATTTTTAGGTATTTTAATCGGGGCCCTTCCTGGATTGACTCCAACGATGGGAGTCGCTTTAATGATTCCTTTCACGTTCTCCCTTGGGGCGGCGGACGGACTTATTCTCCTGGGAGGCATTTACTGCGGCAGTGTATTTGGCGGATCCATTCCGGCAATCTTATTCAACGTGCCAGGGGCACCTGCTTCCGTCGCGACCACTTTTGATGGTTATCCTATGGCACAGCAGGGCAAAGCCGGGAAAGCATTAGAACTGGCGGTAATTTCATCGGTTGCAGGCGGCTTGTTCGGGATGTTTCTGCTTATCTTCTTCGCACCATTTTTCACAAAATTCTCTCTGCAATTCGGACCTGCGGAGACGTTTTGGATAGCCGTCTTCGGAATCACAGTTATTGCGGCTATCTCTGATGGGTCAGTGGGGAAAAACCTGATCGGCGGGGCAGTCGGCATACTTTTGTCTTTTATAGGGATTAGTACTGTAACAGGCACAGCAAGGTTTACGTTAGGCTTTGACGGGCTGGTCGGAGGTTTGCATATCGTAGCCGTTTTAATAGGCCTGTTTGCCTTTCCGCAGGCATTAAGGCTTATTGAATCACTGCCTCGCAGAGAAAAACTCATGAGAGCAGATGCTTCCAGGGGTAAATCAACATTAAGCCAGTCGTTCGCTGATGTGTTTAAACGTCCAAAATCCGTCACTATCGGAAGCGGGATTGGTGCTCTGATTGGAATAATACCTGGTGCTGGCGGAAACATCGCCAGTATACTCGCCTATAATGAAGCGAAACGTTTTTCAAAAGATAAATCAAGATTCGGCAAAGGTGAAGCAAAAGGAGTTATCGCCGCCGAAAGTGCGAATAACGCGATGGTAGGAGCTTCGTTAATACCTCTCCTTACTCTTGGCATCCCCGGTTCGCCAACCGCGGCAATATTTCTTGGAGGACTCCTGATTCATGGTATCTGGCCCGGGAGAAACCTGTTTATTGACAATGCAGAAACAGCCTATGTGTTTTTATACAGTATGGTAGCTGCCCAGTTTGTACTGCTTTTTTTAGGGCTTCTGATGATAAAATATATGACACGGCTTACGAGTATTCCGGCATACTTCATGGCACCTGTGATATTATCATTTTCAATCATTGGCGCGTACACCACCCAGAACAGTGTTTTTGATATATATACAGTAGTAGTGATCGGCTGCCTTATGTTTCTTTTTCAAAAGTTTAAATTTTCGCCAGCACCAGTGGCTCTCGGGTTTATACTGGGCTCCATCGCGGAAGAAGGTTTTCTGCAGGGGCTTCAGGTAGGCAGTGCAAGAGGCTCGTCCTTTTTCTACTTTTTTTCCGGAGGCTGGAATATTGCCTTGTTCTGCTTAGTTGTTCTGACCATTGCCATTTCTGTTGTGCAGGGCTGGAAGAACAAAGAGAAAGTGACAGCGCGTTTTTCTATTAAAAAAATCTTGTCTGCTGCTGCTCTTTGCTGGATAGCTGCAGGCTCCTTAGCTGCTTTGTCCCTGTTATACTTAAACAGTCTTGTGTTTGAACTAAGAATATTTCCTCAAATTATCTTATTTGTCCTTATTGTATTAATTGGGGCTGAAGTAATTAAAGCGCTTCAGGATAGAGAAGCAGGGGAGATCACATCAGGGGAAAGGCGTCTGTCTGAACGGGCAGTCCTTATAGTGATTCTTATTGTGACTGCTGTATCTCTTTTAACGAATGTCCTGGGTTATTATTTGCAGGTGTTCATTTTAATGGTTAGCGTGCCGTTAGCAGTTTACTTGAAAAAATGGAACGGTATCTCCATCAAAAAGATTTTCCTCCTTGCAGTTGTTTTCACCCTAATTTTATATGTGGTTTTTACCCTTATTCTTAAAGTACCTTTGCCAGTCTTTCCTTCATGGTAGGGAGAGAAGAGTAATGGAAAACAGCCGGCAGGAGGAATATTCTGCCGGCTGCTGTTTTAATCTATAACTCCAATAGATTTTAACAACTCATTATAAGTTTCCGTGCGAACCTTCATATCCTCCATTACTTCTTCTCTGGTTAAAATCAGCATGTCTGCGCCTGCCTGTTCCATCTCTGCGAGAAAGTCTTCATCTTCCAGAATGTTCATAAAAGCTTCTTCCAGCTTTTTAATGACATCCTCAGGTGTTCCTTCCCTCGCTGCAATGCCCCGGTCGGTACTCATGTTCACTTCCGGATAGCCCAGTTCTGCAAATGTAGGTATATCAGGTGCGAAGGTGTGGCGTTCTTCGGTCGCTATCGCTAAAGGGATCACTTCGTCCCCGAGACGGTATATATCAGACAGATTTCCGGAAACTACATCTGTATGGCCGCCCAGCACTGACGCGATAGCATCAGCGGCTCCTTGAAAAGGAACCGATTCAAGCTCAATCCCGGCTGAATCCTCAAGGAGCAAGGTGGCAAGATGCTGCCCCACATACATTCCGGCGTTTCCTACAGTTATTGAGCCTGGCGTATCCTCCGCTTTTTTGATCAGTTCTTCCAGGTTTGTAATCTCACTGTCCTTCGGAACCGCGAAAACAGTAGGATCACCGCCCCAGTTTACAAGGGGTTCAAATGTGTCCAGTTCGAAAGTGGTATCACTCACAAGAGGCTGTGTAATGATATGAGGCAGATTATAGGCCGCAAGAGTATAGCCATCAGGGGCTACGGAAGCAAAAGAGTTCCACCCCACCTGTCCTCCGCCGCCAGGTTTATTTACAATAACCAGTTCCTGGCCTAAGTATTCCTGAGCATACTTCGAAATGATTCTCGCCTGTGTGTCGGTGGCAGCTCCTGGAGAAAAGGCTACAATCAGCTGAATGCTTTTCTCAGGAAACTGGTCATCAGCAGAATCGGAAGAGCAGGAAGCCAAGGTGAGTAACAGAAGACAAGCAAGTATCGAGGAAAAATAAAGCTTTACCCGTTTTTCCATTGTCTTACCGCCTTTCATTTTTTATGGATACATCTAAAACATATGCGGCAAGACGAAAAAGAAGAGATAGTTTAATTGAGAAACTTTTGCGACATCCAGAAGCTTTTCTTTGCGGGATGAAATAAAAAAAAGACTGGTCAAAGGTAAGTATAATTTTTGATAAAAAGAATGATACATTCATTTGGCGTAGGAAATATACGACTGTCTCTTCCTCTGCGAGCATTGCTTTGAAGGGTATCCGTCGAGACAAATCGACGCATTTGCGAAGAAGCTCATGCTCTTTCCTGCGGGAATAGCATGAGCCGAAGACCCCGCAGGTTGGTTTTTACCGAGGAGGCTGAGGCCATGCCCGCGGAACGCGAAGTATATTTCCGGAGCGGTGCGTACGCTCCTGTTTTGATATACGTTCGTTTTTTCTTTTAAATATACTTTTATCTATGCGTCATATTTCTTTATTTCTTTCTCCAGGCCACGGAAGCCGGTAAGTGAGTTACCTTTCTGATCCTCGGGTGGACTTCAATTTTAAAAACAATATCAACAATATGAGTGGAAATCCACTGTGAAGTGATTGCGAGAAGAATGATCATCCAGTCGATGACAGAAGCGGTGAGTATAAATATGGATCCGTTTAATAACAACAAAGGCCGTCCTGGAGGGATATCCCGGTATTTTGAAAAGAGAAGGGCAATAACACCCATCCCGCCGTTTGATACACCTTGTCTGAGAAGTATGCCAATCCCAAAACCAAGTATGACTGAACCAATTATTAAGTCAAACCACAGGTTCATAGAGGGCATTGGGAGAGTCACTGTGAAAAAGTGTATGCTCAGAGAGGTAATGGAAATGCCGTACATTGTACCAAGTGCACTTGCATTGCCCAGCCAGTATACAGCGACCACAAGGAGTGAAAAGTTAACGAACCATAAAGCAAAGCTAAGGGGGATGTTAAACCAGTAATTCAGCAGCACAGCAAGGCCGCCTGCACCTCCGGAAGGAATAGAGTTAGGGAAGAGAAACATAGCCATGGCAAACCCCTGTATCGCTGCTCCGCAAGTGACCAGCAGATAAGATCTAACTGAACTGCGCACTGCGGCCTCTTTTTCTGTTAGTCTTCACAGGATTTATAAAAAATGAGCCATTCATCCCCATTGAAATCTACTCCCCGTATCTTGTCCTGTTATTATTCTACTTGTCCAGTGAATATTTTATGTGAGAATCTTTTTCGCTTTGATGATAATAGCTGAATGTCCGAAAGTTTCTTGCTTGTGTGGACAGCAGGCTTTTCAGGAAACGGAAAAAACTGCGGGGAAGCCTCTCCCGCAGTTTTATGCTTCTCTTACATGCCCTTCCAGTACATCGATATTACTTTGACGCATTGTGTGGAGAGTAAACAGATCTTTTGGAACCTCGTAAAGATTGAATTTTTTACTCCCCTGGTTAATTTCCTCAAATAATGCTTTTCGCGTTTCGTTAGCATTAATGGCATAAGGAAGTTTTTCCGCCGCTTTGTTAGAACGGAGATTTTCTTTTCTGATTTTCATATAAACGGTTTCGATCCCAAGCTCATAAAAAAGTTCAGCAAAAAATAAATCTTTCGCACGAGTATTAAAACCCATTCCGTGATATGGCTTGCCAATCCATGTGCCGAGGAAACCGGCCTTGTTATCGATATCGAACAGGCTGATGGTGCCTGCAGGAATGCCCCAATCGTCGAGGATTGTCCTGGATATAATCAATCCTTGCTCTTCAGCCTCAATTGTATGTTTTGAAATAAATAAAAACTCTTCATAAGAATCGGCTTTCTGGCGCACAAAAGGGAAGACATCGGGATGCACCATTAAGTCATAAAGAACATGACAGTCCTGCAAGTCACGTTTTTTCAGCATAGCTATTCCTCCAGTTAAGGGCAGAAATGCAACGGAAATAAACAGCGGATTTCCACCCTCGAAATTTTTTAACGTACAAAAATTTCGGGGTGGGAATCGAACCCACTAGAACCAGTAATGCTGGTGGCGCACCATTTGCCTTCCCATAAACAGCGATTCAGCGTTCGTGTGAACCTCTGTTATATAAGACTAATTAAGTTTTTGGTAAAAAATGTTGATTTAAAAGAATTCTCAAGATTGAAGGTAAAAGCGCGAGACTGTCTCTTCCTCTTCCCGATTAGCTCCGTAGAATATACGTCGAGACAAATCGGAGCATTTGCGGAGAAGCGATGCTCTTGCCGGTCGGGAATAGCATTAGCCACGAGCATAGCATCTTGAATATACTACGAGTTGTCTCGACGGATGCAGCTTCAGAGCGATACTAGTAGAGGAAGAGACAGTTATCCCGCAGGGACGAGCGACACTTCATGAATCCGCTGCGAGTTGTCTCGACATATCAACTACAAAGCAAAACTAGCAGAGGAAGAGACACATCTTTTTTCCCCAGGAAGCTGAGGCAATGCCCGAGGCAAGCGAGCGTCTTTTAGCGCAAATCAATACTTAAATTTCATCTCACATTACGTATAATACAAAAATTTTATCCAAAAGGGAACTGTTTTTTTCTGTCAGCTTATAAAATATTTTTCTGTGTTTTGAGAGGTGTGGAAGCATCCTGCCCTGGGAAAAAGTAAACAGAAAGGATATAAAAGCCGTAGATGAGAAAAAAGCGTTTTCTTCTTCAAATTTTCACGAAAATTCGCTATAGTTGATATGGTACGAAATTAGGAAGGTGGATTGCGATGAGCATAACAGATGCACTTCATCAGCAGGAGGAAACAATCCCTTTTTCTGTTGAAGAGAAGTTTCGCTTGAAAAAGCTTGAGGATAAACAAAAAGAAAAGATATTCGAGGTGGCATTCTGCGGCCACTTTTCAGCAGGTAAATCAACTATTTTAAATAAACTTCTGGGAGCAGAGGTGCTGCCCACAAGCCCGATTCCGACCAGCGCTAACATTATCAGGATATCGAATGGTGAGCTGGGGCTCAAGGTTCAATCCGAGGAAGAAAAGGAAAAATCCTGGGAAGGAGAGATTCCATGGAACCAGGTTCGGGAGTGGGGGATGAACGGGAATGATATCTCCGGGATGACGATAACAGCTCCTCTGCCATTCCTTGGGGAGCACAGCGCCATCCTTGATACACCAGGGGTGGACTCCACTGATGAAACTCATGAGGCAGTCACCCTGGAACAGCTGTATACGACAGACGTGATTGTTTATGCGATGGATTATAATCATGTGCAGTCTGAAACGAATCTATATTTCCTGAAACAGCTGAGCACAGAGAAAAAGCCTGTGTATATTTTAATTAACCAGGTTGATAAGCATAATGAAAACGAAATTCCGTTTTCAGTATTTAAACAGTCGGTTAAAGACGTATTCAGCCGCTGGGAAATCGATTACCTAGATTTGTTCTTTACAACGATGAAAGAGCCGGACCACCGTCTGAATGAATTTCCCCGATTTGAAAAAACGATAAAGTCACTGCTCTATAATAGTGGCGGACTTCTTGAAGGCTCCAGGTCCAGGCTGGAACAAGGTTTTTTCAGTGCTGTGGAAAACCGTCTGCAGGAAGAGGAGCAGGAGCGGAAAGATACGATAATCTCAGAAATGGAAGAGAGAGGTTTCAGAGCGGAACAGTTATCTGAGAAAGAAGGCCTCATGCAGGAACTTGAAACGGTGAGGAATTATGAAGAGCAGCTGGAAGAGGGCTTTGAAGAAGAAATCGGGAGACTCTTCAAAAATGTAACCTTATTCCCGTATTCCACTACTGAGCTGGCAAGGAACTGGATCGAGAGTATTCAGCCTGGTTTTAAAGTTGGCTTGTTGTTCTCCGGAAAGAAAACGAAAGAGGAGCAGGAGAGCCGCCTTGGAAAACTGACAGCAGATCTCCAGGATAAGGTGAAGACTCAGCTATTATTCCACCTACAGTCATATTACCGTACGGTTGACAGGACAAAGCTTTCCAATGTGGAAGAATTCGAAAAAGCCATTGATGAACTGGATTATGAAGTGACCCCTGAATTACTAACGTCCAATGTTAAGACAGGGCATTCCAGCAGAGATTACGTATTTACTTTTACAGGCGAGATCACCACGCTTATTATCCGGGATCTCAGAGGTAAAGCACAGAATCTCCTCAATATTCAGCTCAAGGGTATGAAGGATTATTACGCCAGAAGAGAACAGGAGCTTACCACAAAACTAAAGGAATTTGAGGAACTGGAAGAATACCAGGTAAAGCTTGATGAACTGTCTGCACACTATAATGAGCAGTTGAAAGTTGTAAGGGAGAAGCTGGGGGAATACCCTTCCAGCCGCTTTTTCACAGACCAGCTTCGTGATACGGAGAAAAATGGCTTTCCAGATAACTCTTTTAATGGCTTTGAAAATATAGTACTGCCTGAAGAAAGTGTTATTGAAACAGACTGGTCTGAAGTGTCTGAAGTTAGTTCTGTGGATTTTTCGGAAGAAGAGACTGCCAAGTGGCTTGGAAATATAAAAGATGTTCTTCAGAAAAACGATGGGAGAAAGCTGCTCAGCCAGGAACGTGGAAATCTGTTGAAACGAATAGACCGATATGAAAATCAGCGTTTTATCGTTTCTTTATTCGGTGCGTTCAGTGCTGGAAAGTCCAGCTTTGCGAACGCATTGATTGGCGAAGAGGTGCTGCCGGTTTCGCCAAACCCAACGACTGCGACAGTAAACACGGTGGAAAAATCCACTGAGGAAAATAAGCACGGCACAGCTTTAGTTTATATTAAATCAGAAAAAGCGTTAAATGAAGAGATAGGCAAGGTCAGCGGCCAGCTTGATGCTGATCTGGACATTAATTCTCTTAAGAGCTGGAAGGCAAACATTAAGGATTATTTTTCAAGTATGCAAAGAACGTACGCTGAGTATTTGATGACAATCAAGGAAAGTCTTTCAGTCTCACCTTGGAAACTGGGAGGAAGCTTTTCAGTACCGGTTTCTGAAATGCAGAATCTTGTTGCTGATGAAAGCAAAGCGTGTCTAATTGATAAAGTGAACATTTTTTATGACTGCCCGGTAACCGAACAGGGTATTGTGCTCGTTGACACCCCGGGAGTTAACTCCATCCATGGGCGGCATACAAATGTAGCATTTCAGCAAATGCGGCAGTCGGATGCGATCTTTTATTTAACGTATTATAATCACGCTTTTTCTAAGGCAGATGAGTACTTCCTTCAGCAAATGGGAAAAGTGAACGAAAGTTTCGGCAGCGATAAGCTGTATTTCGTAATCAATGCATCAGACCTTGCGGGAAGCCCAGGGGAGCTGAACGGAGTAAGAAAACATGTGCACGACCAGCTTGTCCGGAACGGGATCGATAAGCCGCGGCTGTATCATCTTTCAAGCAGGGAAGGTCTGAAGGCTAAAAAGAAAAATAGCGAAGAGAAGACGGATTTTTCTTATTTCGAAAAGTCATTCTATGACCATACAATTATAGAGCTTAAGCAGCTCAGCCAGAAGATGATCCGGCATGAGCTCCAGCAGCTGTCTGATAAGGCAAATGACAGTTTAGCGTTTATGAGATCAGAGGAGAAAGAACAGAAACAAAAGCACGAGGAGCTGAAGGATAAAGTTGCAGCGGAGCGGGAACGTGTCGGAAAAGTTTCGTTCACTGACGCTTCGAGGGATGTTCTGCAGGAATTTGATCAGCTTGTTGTATACTTGCGGGATCGGATGAAGTACGTTCTGAATGACTATTATTCAACGGCTGTCAATGTCACTGTGCTGACTGGCGACACGAAGAAAGAACTGCAGGACCAGCTCAAAGGCGCAATTAACGATTGGAAGGGACAGGGCGAATATTTCCTGAAGCAGGAGCTTGAGGCCACACTCATCCGGATTGAAGAAAAACTGAAACGCCGTACGGAAGAATGGATTACCTATCAGGCACAGGAAATGAAACAGGAGCTTCCGTACCTTTATTGTGACAATGAGGTGGAGATTGAGCCTGTGGAATTAAATGAAGTGAATAACAAAATTGCTGTTCGTGCCGGCGAATTTACTGGTTATGTAAAATCCAAAAAAGACTTTTTTGAAAACGGAAAAGTCAAAGAGCTAAAGGAAGTTCTTGTATCAGCTGGTGCAGAAGCAGCTGCAGAAACGGTCATGGAA
Protein-coding regions in this window:
- a CDS encoding ring-cleaving dioxygenase, giving the protein MNMKPLFGQHHVSAITADAEKNYQFYTEIMGMRLVKKTVNQDSTSMYHLFYADERGNPGTDLTFFEIQNAGRTYPGTNSITGTSLRVADDAALDYWLRRFEDFKVDHDGIERVGGRAQISFRDFENQRLLLVSDETNKGVPGGTPWEGSPVPGEFGILGLGPVQLTVSRPERTAKVLTEILGFRETGSISAEGAEEKNIRVFHTGEGGTGAEVQLIEEADKPRERPGRGSVHHVAFRVESEAELRKWTEFITEAGFSNSGFVERYYFKSLYFREPNGILIELATDGPGFESDESFEELGENLALPPFLESRREEIEKSLKPLNTKQ
- a CDS encoding YggT family protein is translated as MRILIYIINFILGVIQFLLGIRIVLQLFNANEEAPFVQWIFENSAPLLEPFANIFPVIQLDGRFELDLTALFAIFIYSIAGYFLMQIIGMIGGGRRR
- a CDS encoding nuclear transport factor 2 family protein, whose protein sequence is MESRAADLVQKQLDAYNAQNLEEFLSVYSEDVEIRDFPSNNLVYKGIDKMRERYGKLFKDNPQQHAQLLGRIEQENFVIDHEKVTGRSNGKEVFAIAMYETDGAHITKVWFKK
- a CDS encoding MFS transporter translates to MAKEKSKGLVILAIGSIPLIMTLGNSMLIPILPQMQSELGISAFQASLTITVFSVSAAIFIPVLGYLSDRISRKAIIVPALFLYGTGGLLAGLAAAWFANPYTWIIAGRTMQGIGAAGTAPIAMALTGDLFKGGAQSKVLGLVEASNGFGKVLSPIAGSLLALIVWYGPFLGFPVFCLISILLTMFFIRERKKKKTPPPFGKYMHGLLTVFKHEGRWLFTAYLAGAVCLLTLFGILFYLSDTLETQYDIRGVLKGFVLAVPLLFMMTTSYITGSKIGKIMKRMKLMILIGFLLMTISFASLVFFTKLVPFIAVLVISSIGTGLVLPCLNSLITGSVGKARRGFVTSLYGSVRFLGVAAGPPIYGWLMGWSRTGMFLITAGLTLSIGLLCLLLIHVKDPKEQEKDDSGSVFTKLQVTTE
- a CDS encoding tripartite tricarboxylate transporter permease codes for the protein MEFIWHVFEFYHIIILVLGLFLGILIGALPGLTPTMGVALMIPFTFSLGAADGLILLGGIYCGSVFGGSIPAILFNVPGAPASVATTFDGYPMAQQGKAGKALELAVISSVAGGLFGMFLLIFFAPFFTKFSLQFGPAETFWIAVFGITVIAAISDGSVGKNLIGGAVGILLSFIGISTVTGTARFTLGFDGLVGGLHIVAVLIGLFAFPQALRLIESLPRREKLMRADASRGKSTLSQSFADVFKRPKSVTIGSGIGALIGIIPGAGGNIASILAYNEAKRFSKDKSRFGKGEAKGVIAAESANNAMVGASLIPLLTLGIPGSPTAAIFLGGLLIHGIWPGRNLFIDNAETAYVFLYSMVAAQFVLLFLGLLMIKYMTRLTSIPAYFMAPVILSFSIIGAYTTQNSVFDIYTVVVIGCLMFLFQKFKFSPAPVALGFILGSIAEEGFLQGLQVGSARGSSFFYFFSGGWNIALFCLVVLTIAISVVQGWKNKEKVTARFSIKKILSAAALCWIAAGSLAALSLLYLNSLVFELRIFPQIILFVLIVLIGAEVIKALQDREAGEITSGERRLSERAVLIVILIVTAVSLLTNVLGYYLQVFILMVSVPLAVYLKKWNGISIKKIFLLAVVFTLILYVVFTLILKVPLPVFPSW
- a CDS encoding tripartite tricarboxylate transporter substrate binding protein encodes the protein MEKRVKLYFSSILACLLLLTLASCSSDSADDQFPEKSIQLIVAFSPGAATDTQARIISKYAQEYLGQELVIVNKPGGGGQVGWNSFASVAPDGYTLAAYNLPHIITQPLVSDTTFELDTFEPLVNWGGDPTVFAVPKDSEITNLEELIKKAEDTPGSITVGNAGMYVGQHLATLLLEDSAGIELESVPFQGAADAIASVLGGHTDVVSGNLSDIYRLGDEVIPLAIATEERHTFAPDIPTFAELGYPEVNMSTDRGIAAREGTPEDVIKKLEEAFMNILEDEDFLAEMEQAGADMLILTREEVMEDMKVRTETYNELLKSIGVID
- a CDS encoding YitT family protein, with amino-acid sequence MRSSVRSYLLVTCGAAIQGFAMAMFLFPNSIPSGGAGGLAVLLNYWFNIPLSFALWFVNFSLLVVAVYWLGNASALGTMYGISITSLSIHFFTVTLPMPSMNLWFDLIIGSVILGFGIGILLRQGVSNGGMGVIALLFSKYRDIPPGRPLLLLNGSIFILTASVIDWMIILLAITSQWISTHIVDIVFKIEVHPRIRKVTHLPASVAWRKK
- a CDS encoding GNAT family N-acetyltransferase is translated as MLKKRDLQDCHVLYDLMVHPDVFPFVRQKADSYEEFLFISKHTIEAEEQGLIISRTILDDWGIPAGTISLFDIDNKAGFLGTWIGKPYHGMGFNTRAKDLFFAELFYELGIETVYMKIRKENLRSNKAAEKLPYAINANETRKALFEEINQGSKKFNLYEVPKDLFTLHTMRQSNIDVLEGHVREA